One window from the genome of Streptococcus halotolerans encodes:
- a CDS encoding aminoacyltransferase has product MVLVELSKEQYSNALSHFSEISFTQSLEMAELLSKRGFLTRFMGFEADGGIQVAGILYSKAMAGGQHMEMNTGPASSDWTYLKAFYKDLQDFAKKNGALELIIKPYDTYQTFTSDGEPVGDEHKELLEMLTSLGFSHDGLRTGYSTGEPDWLYVKSLEGITPQTLRKSFSKKGKPLANKVASFGIKLRQLERSELSIFKEITSSTSERREYSDKPLDYYEDFYDAFGDNCEFMVAEINFQDYLANLQKDLGSLSARLADLEDKLTTNPDSRKYQNMKKEYQAQAETFEKRILEAKDLIAEHGSEDVVMAGSLFVYTEREAIYLFSGSYTEFNKFYAPVALQEHVMLEAIKRGIPTYNFLGIQGVFDGSDGVLRFKQNFNGYIVRKMGTFRYYPNPFKKKAIDAVKKLLGRS; this is encoded by the coding sequence ATGGTATTAGTAGAATTAAGTAAAGAACAATATAGCAATGCCTTATCGCATTTTTCAGAGATTTCATTTACGCAGTCTTTGGAAATGGCAGAGCTTCTTAGTAAGCGAGGATTTTTAACTCGTTTTATGGGCTTTGAGGCTGACGGAGGTATTCAAGTAGCAGGGATTTTATACAGTAAAGCCATGGCTGGAGGTCAGCACATGGAGATGAATACAGGGCCTGCAAGTAGTGACTGGACCTATTTGAAAGCCTTCTACAAAGACTTACAAGACTTTGCTAAGAAAAATGGAGCTCTGGAGTTGATCATTAAACCTTATGATACCTACCAAACTTTTACCAGTGATGGAGAGCCGGTTGGAGATGAGCATAAAGAATTGTTAGAAATGTTAACAAGCCTAGGATTTAGTCATGATGGTTTGCGGACAGGTTATTCTACTGGTGAGCCAGATTGGCTATACGTAAAGAGTTTAGAGGGTATTACGCCACAGACTTTGCGCAAATCTTTTTCTAAAAAAGGAAAACCCTTAGCTAATAAAGTAGCATCATTTGGCATTAAATTGCGTCAGTTAGAGCGTTCAGAACTCTCCATTTTCAAAGAGATTACATCGTCAACATCTGAACGTCGTGAGTATTCGGATAAACCTTTGGACTATTACGAAGATTTTTATGATGCTTTCGGTGACAATTGCGAATTCATGGTGGCAGAAATTAATTTCCAAGATTATTTGGCAAATCTTCAAAAAGATCTCGGAAGTTTATCCGCTAGGTTAGCTGATTTAGAAGACAAATTAACTACTAATCCTGATTCTCGAAAATATCAAAATATGAAAAAAGAGTATCAGGCACAAGCTGAGACTTTTGAAAAGCGGATTTTAGAAGCTAAAGATTTGATCGCAGAGCATGGATCGGAAGATGTTGTTATGGCAGGGAGTCTCTTTGTATACACGGAGCGTGAGGCCATTTATCTTTTTAGTGGTTCTTATACTGAGTTTAATAAATTTTACGCTCCTGTAGCTCTGCAAGAACATGTCATGTTGGAAGCTATTAAACGTGGTATTCCAACTTACAATTTCCTAGGTATTCAAGGGGTGTTTGATGGCAGTGATGGTGTCCTTCGTTTCAAACAGAATTTTAATGGTTACATTGTTCGTAAAATGGGGACATTCAGGTATTATCCAAATCCATTCAAGAAAAAAGCTATTGATGCTGTCAAAAAACTGTTAGGACGCTCATAA
- a CDS encoding ASCH domain-containing protein, which produces MKALEMWQKYQQMNPSIGDEMDAWAFGAEPDLLANLVLEGTKTATASAFDLYEVDNEPLPEAGTYDIILDSQDEAVCVIEVTKVSVLPFKDVSKEHAFKEGEGDKSLAYWRKVHEALFSEWLAEANLAFNENSKIVLEEFKVVYPKK; this is translated from the coding sequence ATGAAAGCATTGGAAATGTGGCAAAAATACCAACAAATGAATCCTAGTATTGGGGATGAAATGGATGCTTGGGCCTTTGGTGCTGAACCAGATTTACTCGCAAACTTGGTTTTGGAAGGTACAAAAACAGCGACAGCATCGGCTTTTGATTTGTATGAAGTTGATAATGAGCCACTTCCAGAAGCTGGAACTTATGATATTATCCTAGATAGTCAGGACGAGGCGGTTTGTGTCATTGAGGTCACTAAAGTTTCAGTTCTTCCTTTCAAAGATGTCTCCAAAGAGCATGCTTTCAAAGAAGGCGAAGGTGATAAGAGTTTAGCCTATTGGCGGAAAGTCCATGAAGCCTTGTTCAGCGAGTGGTTAGCCGAAGCGAACCTAGCATTTAATGAAAACTCTAAAATCGTTTTAGAGGAATTTAAAGTCGTTTACCCTAAAAAGTAA
- a CDS encoding HD domain-containing protein, with protein MDDASIIREAESFVKAVLGADSSGHDWWHIDRVRKLAVGIAKKEKANLFICELAALLHDVADGKLNESESAGLKKVLDWLDDHGVSGDDKQSILDIVQYMSFKGGLNRDKVLSLEGQVVQDADRLDAIGAIGIARTMAYAGSRGHLIHVPGTNIRSEMTLEEYRDQESTAIAHFYEKLLLLKNLMNTATGRQLAEKRHAFMEEFLKEFYAEWDGLF; from the coding sequence ATGGATGACGCGAGTATCATTCGTGAAGCAGAATCTTTTGTTAAAGCTGTTTTAGGTGCTGATTCTTCAGGGCATGATTGGTGGCATATTGATCGGGTTCGCAAATTAGCTGTAGGGATTGCTAAAAAGGAAAAGGCTAATCTTTTTATTTGTGAATTAGCAGCATTACTGCATGATGTAGCAGATGGTAAACTCAATGAGTCAGAGTCTGCTGGCTTGAAAAAAGTTTTGGACTGGTTAGACGATCATGGGGTTTCGGGAGATGATAAACAGTCTATTTTAGACATTGTTCAATATATGTCATTCAAGGGTGGACTAAATCGTGATAAGGTTTTATCATTAGAAGGTCAAGTAGTCCAAGATGCGGATCGTTTGGATGCAATTGGTGCCATTGGAATTGCAAGAACAATGGCATATGCTGGGAGTAGAGGGCATCTTATTCATGTTCCTGGTACTAACATCCGTAGCGAGATGACCCTGGAAGAGTACCGTGATCAGGAATCAACAGCTATTGCACATTTTTATGAAAAATTATTGTTGCTAAAGAATTTAATGAATACAGCGACAGGTAGACAATTGGCAGAAAAACGACATGCTTTTATGGAGGAGTTTTTAAAAGAGTTTTACGCTGAATGGGATGGCCTGTTTTAG
- a CDS encoding DUF2829 domain-containing protein, which translates to MTFDEILPGLKAKKKYVRTGWGGAENYVQLFDTIEVNGQKLEATPYFLINVTGDGEGFSMWSPTPCDVLAEDWIEVHD; encoded by the coding sequence ATGACATTTGACGAAATATTACCAGGATTAAAAGCAAAGAAAAAATACGTTCGCACCGGTTGGGGAGGTGCTGAAAACTATGTGCAACTCTTTGATACCATTGAAGTGAACGGTCAAAAACTGGAAGCGACACCTTATTTTCTCATCAATGTGACTGGTGATGGAGAAGGCTTTAGCATGTGGAGTCCGACGCCTTGTGATGTTCTTGCTGAAGATTGGATTGAAGTGCATGACTAA
- a CDS encoding DUF1912 family protein, with translation MSREEQFLNDFKEWVNTQVVINEGAMKASQQVWEEDEDLRAKEAVIRYESRLDAYRFLQGKFQNFEEGKGFHDIPDDIFGKRSY, from the coding sequence ATGTCTAGGGAAGAACAATTTTTAAATGATTTTAAAGAATGGGTCAACACCCAGGTAGTCATTAATGAAGGAGCTATGAAGGCTAGTCAACAGGTTTGGGAAGAGGATGAAGATCTGCGTGCTAAGGAAGCCGTTATTCGATATGAGAGTCGCTTAGATGCTTACCGCTTTCTTCAAGGAAAATTTCAAAATTTTGAAGAGGGAAAAGGTTTCCATGATATTCCCGATGATATTTTCGGGAAACGTTCTTATTAG
- a CDS encoding PadR family transcriptional regulator, with the protein MRQTQLLKGVLDGCVLEIISQNEIYGYELVQKLRQSGFENMVGGTVYPLLQKLEKKDYIKGRIKPSSDGPDRKYFTITRDGETYLTEFWQEWSSLVEKVGQLQKGAHDEK; encoded by the coding sequence GTGAGACAAACGCAGTTATTAAAGGGAGTTTTGGATGGGTGTGTACTAGAGATTATTTCTCAAAATGAAATTTATGGCTATGAATTAGTCCAAAAGTTGAGACAATCAGGTTTTGAAAATATGGTTGGTGGAACAGTCTATCCACTCCTTCAAAAGTTGGAAAAAAAAGACTATATCAAAGGTCGGATAAAGCCATCATCAGATGGACCGGACCGTAAGTATTTTACCATCACACGAGACGGAGAAACTTATCTGACAGAGTTTTGGCAGGAATGGTCTAGTCTTGTAGAAAAAGTGGGACAGCTTCAGAAAGGAGCGCATGATGAAAAATGA
- a CDS encoding IS3 family transposase (programmed frameshift) translates to MSRRVRRQFTDDFKQQIVDLHNAGMKRSEIIKEYDLTPSTFDKWVRQAKTTGSFKSVDNLTNDQRELIALRKRNKELEMQLDILKQAAVIMAPKRQIITANKDKYSISALCRWLNLPRSSYYYKAIEPVSETELEEKVKQIFLESKSRYGARKIKKCLETGGILLSRRRIRRIMKRWNLVSVYQQTTFKSHSKGKNEAPIPNRLARQFNRKRPLEAIVTDLTYVRVGKRWAYVCLIIDLYNREIIGLSVGWQKTAELVKQAIQSIPYALTKVNLFHSDRGKEFDNQLIDEVLGAFGITRSLSQAGCPYDNAVAESTYRSFKVEFINQEIFHSLEELNLKTKDYVHWWNHQRIHSSLNYQTPMARRVIA, encoded by the exons ATGTCTAGAAGAGTACGTCGTCAATTCACTGATGACTTTAAACAACAAATCGTTGACCTTCACAATGCAGGTATGAAACGTAGCGAAATCATCAAAGAATATGATTTAACCCCCTCAACCTTTGACAAATGGGTGAGACAAGCTAAAACAACTGGTTCCTTCAAATCGGTTGATAATCTAACAAATGACCAACGGGAGCTCATAGCCCTTAGAAAACGCAATAAAGAACTCGAAATGCAGCTAGACATCCTAAAGCAAGCGGCAGTGATTATGGCAC CAAAAAGGCAAATAATCACTGCTAACAAGGATAAATACAGCATTTCAGCCTTGTGTCGTTGGTTGAACCTCCCTCGTTCCAGCTATTACTACAAAGCCATAGAGCCAGTATCGGAAACAGAGCTTGAAGAAAAAGTTAAGCAGATTTTCCTTGAGAGCAAATCTAGATATGGTGCTCGAAAGATCAAGAAATGTCTGGAAACAGGAGGAATCCTCTTGTCTCGTCGTCGCATTCGTCGGATCATGAAGCGATGGAATCTCGTATCTGTTTACCAGCAGACTACCTTCAAGTCGCATTCTAAAGGGAAAAATGAAGCACCCATTCCAAATCGCTTAGCTAGACAATTCAATCGAAAAAGGCCACTTGAAGCGATTGTAACAGACTTGACTTATGTCCGTGTTGGTAAGCGCTGGGCCTATGTTTGCTTAATAATAGACCTCTATAATCGTGAAATCATTGGTCTGTCAGTCGGTTGGCAGAAGACTGCAGAGCTCGTAAAGCAAGCGATTCAGAGTATCCCTTATGCCCTAACCAAGGTCAATCTTTTCCATTCTGATCGTGGTAAGGAGTTTGATAATCAGCTGATTGATGAGGTGTTAGGAGCATTCGGTATCACCCGTTCACTTAGTCAAGCAGGCTGTCCTTATGACAATGCCGTGGCTGAAAGTACTTATCGTTCCTTCAAAGTTGAGTTTATTAATCAAGAAATCTTTCATTCGCTTGAAGAACTAAATCTTAAAACCAAGGACTACGTCCACTGGTGGAATCATCAGCGCATTCACAGCAGTCTCAACTATCAAACCCCCATGGCTAGGCGAGTGATCGCTTAA
- a CDS encoding 3-oxoacyl-ACP reductase, which produces MTKAVLVTGVASGIGQAQASLFLEKGYAVYGVDKSAKPDLFHHRFQFFQMDLRDNLAALYEQVPQVDILCNTAGILDDYKPLLDTSEEELQEVMETNFFAAVNLTRHYLTKMVERKSGIIINMCSIASFMAGGGGAAYTSSKHALAGFTRQLALDYAKDGIQIFGIAPGAVKTAMTAADFKPGGLADWVAQATPIGRWTQPAEIAELTLMLASGKLASMQGEIVKIDGGWSLK; this is translated from the coding sequence ATGACTAAAGCCGTTCTTGTCACAGGTGTAGCATCAGGAATCGGTCAAGCCCAAGCAAGTCTTTTTTTGGAAAAGGGCTACGCGGTTTATGGTGTCGATAAGTCAGCAAAGCCTGACTTATTTCATCATCGTTTTCAGTTTTTCCAAATGGACTTGAGAGATAATCTGGCTGCGCTCTATGAACAGGTTCCACAAGTAGATATCCTATGTAACACAGCAGGAATCTTGGATGATTACAAACCCTTGTTAGATACTTCTGAAGAGGAGTTACAAGAGGTAATGGAGACTAATTTTTTTGCAGCAGTTAACCTAACTCGCCACTATTTGACAAAAATGGTCGAAAGAAAATCAGGGATTATCATCAATATGTGTTCCATCGCTAGCTTTATGGCCGGTGGCGGTGGTGCGGCCTACACCTCCTCAAAGCACGCCCTAGCTGGTTTCACCCGCCAACTGGCTTTGGATTATGCCAAGGATGGCATTCAGATTTTTGGAATAGCTCCTGGTGCAGTGAAAACTGCGATGACGGCAGCGGATTTTAAACCTGGAGGCTTGGCTGATTGGGTGGCTCAAGCAACACCTATTGGTAGATGGACACAACCAGCTGAAATTGCTGAATTAACCCTCATGCTAGCCTCAGGGAAACTGGCATCCATGCAGGGCGAAATCGTCAAAATCGATGGAGGGTGGAGTTTGAAATAA
- the metG gene encoding methionine--tRNA ligase has protein sequence MTKSFYITTPIYYPSGKLHIGSAYTTIACDVLARYKRMMNNDVFYLTGLDEHGQKIQSKAEEAGITPQDYVDGMAVGVKELWHLLDISYDKFIRTTDDYHEEVVAQVFERLLEQGDIYLGEYQGWYSVSDEEFFTESQLAEVYRDDEGNVVGGVAPSGHEVELVSEESYFFKLSKYADKLVAFYKANPDFISPNGRMNEMLKNFIEPGLEDLAVSRTTFTWGVQVPSNPKHVVYVWIDALLNYATALGYGQADSANFEQFWLADTVTKSWTDEAGKTWDFTVNPEVNHMVGKDILRFHSIYWPIILMALELPLPNRLVAHGWFVMQDGKMSKSKGNVVYPEMLVERFGLDPLRYYLMRSLPVGSDGTFTPEDYVGRINYELANDLGNLLNRTVAMINKYFGGSIPDYKENVTAFDADLADFVADNIKLYHQNMDAVDYPRALEAVWNIISRTNKYIDETAPWVLAKEDGDKARLAAVMAHLAASLRVVAHLLQPFMMQTSNAIMEQLGLGNDFDLENLELSGLPSGAQVIAKGTPIFPRLDMEMEINYIKDQMNAGKPAAEKEWIPEKVELKSQKDEIKFDTFEALEIRVAEVKEVEKVEGSDKLLRFRLDAGDGEDRQILSGIAKYYPNEQELVGKKLQIVANLKPRKMMKKYISQGMILSAEYDDQLTVLTVDDSVPNGSVIG, from the coding sequence ATGACCAAATCATTTTATATTACAACACCGATCTATTACCCATCTGGGAAATTACATATCGGTTCTGCTTATACAACCATTGCTTGTGACGTTTTAGCACGTTACAAACGCATGATGAATAATGATGTGTTTTACCTAACAGGTCTGGATGAACATGGCCAAAAAATCCAGTCTAAGGCTGAAGAAGCAGGTATTACTCCTCAAGATTATGTTGATGGCATGGCTGTCGGCGTTAAAGAATTGTGGCATTTACTTGATATTTCGTATGATAAATTCATCCGTACAACTGACGATTATCATGAGGAAGTGGTGGCGCAGGTTTTTGAACGCCTTTTGGAACAAGGAGATATTTATCTTGGAGAATATCAGGGATGGTACTCTGTTTCTGATGAGGAGTTCTTCACAGAAAGTCAATTAGCAGAAGTTTATCGTGACGATGAGGGCAACGTTGTCGGTGGTGTGGCGCCATCTGGGCATGAAGTGGAGCTAGTTTCTGAAGAATCATATTTCTTCAAGCTTAGCAAATATGCTGATAAATTGGTTGCTTTTTACAAGGCTAATCCTGATTTTATCAGTCCCAATGGTCGCATGAATGAAATGTTAAAAAACTTTATCGAGCCTGGTTTAGAAGATCTTGCCGTTTCACGTACAACCTTTACTTGGGGCGTTCAAGTGCCTTCAAATCCTAAACATGTTGTTTACGTTTGGATTGACGCTCTTCTCAACTATGCAACAGCCCTTGGTTATGGTCAAGCTGATTCAGCGAACTTTGAGCAATTCTGGTTGGCGGATACTGTCACTAAATCATGGACGGATGAGGCAGGTAAGACTTGGGACTTTACTGTAAATCCAGAAGTTAATCACATGGTTGGTAAGGATATCTTACGTTTCCACTCTATTTACTGGCCAATCATTCTGATGGCGCTTGAGTTACCATTGCCAAATCGTTTGGTAGCCCATGGTTGGTTTGTTATGCAAGATGGGAAAATGTCTAAATCAAAAGGTAATGTCGTTTATCCAGAAATGTTGGTAGAACGTTTTGGCCTTGATCCGTTGCGCTACTATCTGATGCGCAGTCTCCCTGTTGGATCTGATGGAACGTTCACACCAGAGGATTATGTTGGGCGGATTAACTATGAATTGGCAAATGACCTTGGTAACCTTCTTAACCGTACGGTTGCGATGATTAACAAATACTTTGGTGGTAGCATTCCTGATTACAAAGAAAACGTGACAGCATTTGATGCTGACTTGGCTGACTTTGTAGCTGACAATATCAAACTCTATCATCAAAATATGGACGCCGTAGATTATCCAAGAGCTTTAGAAGCCGTTTGGAATATTATCTCTCGTACCAACAAGTATATCGATGAAACAGCCCCTTGGGTCTTGGCTAAAGAAGATGGCGATAAGGCACGTTTGGCGGCTGTCATGGCACATCTGGCAGCTAGCTTACGCGTAGTCGCTCATCTCCTTCAACCATTTATGATGCAAACATCAAACGCTATTATGGAACAACTTGGTTTGGGAAATGATTTCGATCTTGAAAATCTTGAACTTTCAGGACTGCCAAGTGGTGCTCAAGTGATTGCAAAAGGAACACCCATTTTCCCACGTCTTGATATGGAAATGGAGATTAACTACATCAAGGATCAAATGAATGCTGGCAAACCGGCAGCAGAAAAAGAATGGATTCCAGAAAAGGTAGAACTCAAATCTCAAAAGGATGAAATCAAATTTGATACTTTTGAGGCGCTTGAAATCCGTGTCGCTGAAGTGAAGGAAGTGGAAAAGGTAGAGGGATCTGATAAATTGCTTCGCTTCCGTTTGGATGCTGGAGATGGTGAGGATCGTCAAATTCTTTCTGGTATCGCTAAATATTATCCGAATGAACAAGAACTCGTAGGTAAGAAGTTGCAAATCGTTGCCAACTTAAAACCACGCAAAATGATGAAAAAATACATCAGTCAAGGTATGATTCTTTCAGCTGAGTACGATGACCAATTGACTGTCTTGACCGTTGATGACAGTGTGCCAAATGGTAGTGTCATTGGTTAA
- a CDS encoding YoaK family protein: MFRQKPYHIYESIFCAFLVTFISGFINAFTYLTQGGRFAGVQTGNLLMMGIRLAEGSLIEAIKFLIPIIVFMAGQVLTYFFKSWILKNRFHWHLFSSLTLTVLGLIAVLGLEFFHPYVIVGILALFMSLQVDTFKSIRGTPFATVMMTGNIKNAAYYWVKGFIEKDTKVRKDGRNILFILVTFSLGAMCSTILSKQFGELSLVFVLLPLVVLNGYLMIGVRKGPLYNPKNILKKL, translated from the coding sequence ATGTTTCGACAGAAACCTTATCATATCTACGAAAGTATATTCTGTGCTTTTTTAGTAACCTTTATTAGTGGCTTTATAAATGCTTTTACTTATCTAACTCAGGGTGGCCGTTTTGCAGGTGTCCAAACTGGAAATCTTTTGATGATGGGAATCAGGCTAGCAGAAGGTAGCTTGATTGAAGCCATTAAGTTTTTAATACCCATTATTGTTTTTATGGCTGGACAAGTCTTAACTTACTTTTTCAAATCTTGGATTCTTAAAAATCGATTTCATTGGCATTTGTTTTCGAGTTTAACATTGACGGTTTTAGGGTTGATCGCTGTGCTGGGCTTGGAGTTCTTCCATCCTTATGTTATCGTTGGCATCTTGGCACTTTTTATGTCCTTACAGGTTGATACGTTTAAATCGATCCGTGGTACCCCATTTGCAACGGTCATGATGACTGGCAATATCAAAAATGCTGCTTATTACTGGGTTAAAGGATTTATTGAAAAAGATACTAAGGTCAGAAAAGACGGTCGTAATATTTTATTTATCTTAGTTACTTTTTCCTTAGGTGCCATGTGTTCAACGATCCTTAGTAAACAATTTGGGGAATTATCCTTGGTGTTTGTTTTGCTTCCTCTCGTTGTTTTAAATGGTTACTTGATGATAGGTGTGAGAAAAGGGCCACTTTATAATCCAAAGAATATTTTAAAAAAATTGTAA
- a CDS encoding exodeoxyribonuclease III, translating to MKLISWNIDSLNAALTSDSSRALLSRAVIETLVKEDADVIAIQETKLSAKGPTKKHLEILLSYFPNHHNIWRSSEEPARKGYAGTMFLYKNNLNPIVSFPHIGAPTTMDIEGRIITLEFDDFFVTQVYTPNAGDGLKRLSDRQIWDEKYADYLAELDKQKPVLATGDYNVAHKEIDLANPASNRRSPGFTDEERQGFTNLLDRGFTDTFRHIHGDIPNVYSWWAQRSKTSKINNTGWRIDYWLTSNRIVDKVTKSEMISSGTRQDHTPIVLEIDL from the coding sequence ATGAAACTGATTTCCTGGAATATCGATTCACTCAATGCAGCCTTAACCAGCGATTCGAGCCGCGCCCTTCTATCTCGAGCTGTTATTGAAACACTTGTTAAAGAAGATGCCGACGTCATTGCGATTCAAGAAACTAAATTATCGGCAAAAGGACCTACTAAAAAACATTTAGAGATTTTACTAAGTTATTTTCCCAACCATCATAATATTTGGCGCTCCTCAGAAGAGCCTGCTCGTAAAGGGTATGCTGGGACTATGTTTCTTTATAAAAATAACTTGAACCCAATCGTCAGTTTTCCTCACATCGGGGCACCAACGACAATGGATATTGAAGGACGTATTATTACGCTTGAATTCGATGACTTTTTTGTCACACAAGTCTATACACCCAATGCTGGCGATGGCTTAAAGCGTCTAAGCGATAGACAGATCTGGGACGAAAAATATGCTGATTATTTAGCAGAGCTGGACAAGCAAAAACCTGTTCTCGCCACAGGTGACTATAATGTTGCCCATAAAGAAATCGACCTTGCGAACCCAGCTTCAAACCGGCGCTCTCCTGGCTTTACAGATGAGGAACGTCAGGGCTTTACTAATCTCCTTGACCGTGGCTTTACAGATACCTTCCGGCACATCCATGGTGATATTCCTAACGTTTATAGCTGGTGGGCCCAACGCAGTAAAACCAGTAAAATCAATAACACAGGTTGGAGAATTGACTACTGGTTGACATCTAATAGAATCGTTGATAAAGTAACCAAGTCAGAAATGATTTCTTCCGGTACTCGCCAAGACCACACACCAATCGTTTTAGAAATTGATTTATAA
- a CDS encoding IS3 family transposase (programmed frameshift), whose amino-acid sequence MSRRVRRQFTDDFKQQIVDLHNAGMKRSEIIKEYDLTPSTFDKWVRQAKTTGSFKSVDNLTNDQRELIALRKRNKELEMQLDILKQAAVIMAPKRQIITANKDKYSISAMCRWLNLPRSSYYYKAIEPVSETELEEKVKQIFLESKSRYGARKIKKCLETEGILLSRRRIRRIMKRWNLVSVYQQTTFKSHSKGKNEAPIPNRLARQFNQERPLEAIVTDLTYVRVGKRWAYVCLIIDLYNREIIGLSVGWQKTAELVKQAIQSIPYALTKVNLFHSDRGKEFDNQLIDEVLGAFGITRSLSQAGCPYDNAVAESTYRSFKIEFINQEIFHSLEELTLKTKDYVHWWNHHRIHGSLNYQTPMARRVIA is encoded by the exons ATGTCTAGAAGAGTACGTCGTCAATTCACTGATGACTTTAAACAACAAATCGTTGACCTTCACAATGCAGGTATGAAACGTAGCGAAATCATCAAAGAATATGATTTAACCCCCTCAACCTTTGACAAATGGGTGAGACAAGCTAAAACAACTGGTTCCTTCAAATCGGTTGATAATCTAACAAATGACCAACGGGAGCTCATAGCTCTTAGAAAACGCAATAAAGAACTCGAAATGCAGCTAGACATCCTAAAGCAAGCGGCAGTGATTATGGCAC CAAAAAGGCAAATAATCACTGCTAACAAGGATAAATACAGCATTTCAGCCATGTGTCGTTGGTTGAACCTCCCTCGTTCTAGCTATTACTACAAAGCCATAGAGCCAGTATCGGAAACTGAGCTTGAAGAAAAAGTTAAGCAGATTTTCCTTGAGAGCAAATCTAGATATGGTGCTCGAAAGATCAAGAAATGTCTGGAAACAGAAGGAATCCTCTTGTCTCGTCGTCGCATTCGTCGGATCATGAAGCGATGGAATCTCGTATCTGTTTACCAGCAGACTACCTTCAAGTCGCATTCTAAAGGGAAAAATGAAGCACCCATTCCAAATCGCTTAGCCAGACAATTCAATCAAGAAAGACCACTTGAAGCGATTGTAACAGACTTGACTTATGTCCGTGTTGGTAAGCGCTGGGCTTATGTTTGCTTGATAATAGACCTCTATAATCGTGAAATCATTGGTCTGTCAGTCGGTTGGCAGAAGACTGCAGAGCTCGTAAAGCAAGCGATTCAGAGTATCCCTTATGCCCTAACCAAGGTCAATCTTTTCCATTCTGATCGTGGTAAGGAGTTTGATAATCAGCTGATTGATGAGGTGTTAGGAGCATTTGGAATTACCCGTTCACTTAGTCAAGCAGGCTGTCCTTATGATAATGCCGTGGCTGAAAGTACTTATCGTTCCTTTAAAATTGAGTTTATTAATCAAGAAATCTTTCATTCGCTTGAAGAACTAACTCTCAAAACCAAGGACTACGTCCACTGGTGGAATCATCATCGCATTCACGGTAGTCTCAACTATCAAACCCCCATGGCTAGGCGAGTGATCGCTTAA